One Bos taurus isolate L1 Dominette 01449 registration number 42190680 breed Hereford chromosome 16, ARS-UCD2.0, whole genome shotgun sequence DNA window includes the following coding sequences:
- the TP73 gene encoding tumor protein p73 isoform X1, whose translation MSQSTQPAAADEGATFQHLWSSLEPDSTYFDLPQPGQGNEEVAGGAEAGMDVFHLPGMTTSVMSQFNLLSSTMDQMSSRAASASPYTPEHAASVPTHSPYAQPSSTFDTMSPAPVIPSNTDYPGPHHFEVTFQQSSTAKSATWTYSPLLKKLYCQIAKTCPIQIKVSAPPPPGTAIRAMPVYKKAEHVTEVVKRCPNHELGRDFNEGQSAPASHLIRVEGNNLSQYVDDPVTGRQSVMVPYEPPQVGTEFTTILYNFMCNSSCVGGMNRRPILIIITLETRDGQVLGRRSFEGRICACPGRDRKADEDHYREQQALNESAAKSGAASKRAFKQSPPTAPALGTNVKKRRHGDDDVYYIHVRGRENFEILMKVKESLELMELVPQQLVDSYRQQQQQLLQRPSHLQPPSYGPVLSPMSKAHGAVNKLPSVNQLVGQPPPHGSAAGPNLGPMGPGILNNHGHTLPANGEMNGGPSSQSMVSGSHCTPPPPYHADSSLVSFLTGLGCPNCIEYFTSQGLQNIYHLQNLTIEDLGALKIPDQYRMTIWRGLQDLKQSHDYSAQQLIRSSSNAATIAIGGSGELQRQRVMEAVHFRVRHTITIPNRGGPAGGAGPDEWADFGFDLPDCKSRKQSIKEEFTESEAN comes from the exons TCCCAGTTCAATTTGCTGAGCAGCACCATGGACCAGATGAGCAGCCGCGCGGCCTCAGCCAGCCCCTACACCCCAGAGCACGCCGCCAGCGTGCCCACCCACTCGCCCTACGCGCAGCCCAGCTCCACCTTCGACACCATGTCACCCGCGCCCGTCATCCCCTCCAACACTGACTACCCTGGCCCTCACCACTTCGAGGTGACCTTCCAGCAGTCGAGCACAGCCAAGTCGGCCACCTGGACG TACTCCCCGCTGCTGAAGAAGCTCTACTGCCAAATCGCCAAGACGTGCCCCATCCAGATCAAGGTGTCCGCCCCGCCGCCCCCAGGCACCGCCATCCGCGCCATGCCCGTCTATAAGAAGGCGGAGCACGTGACCGAGGTTGTGAAGCGCTGCCCCAACCACGAGCTCGGGCGGGACTTCAATGAAG GACAGTCCGCTCCCGCCAGCCACCTCATCCGTGTGGAGGGCAACAACCTCTCGCAGTACGTGGACGACCCAGTCACCGGCCGGCAGAGCGTCATGGTGCCCTATGAGCCCCCGCAG GTGGGGACAGAGTTCACCACCATCCTGTACAACTTCATGTGCAACAGCAGCTGTGTTGGGGGCATGAACCGGCGGCCCATCCTCATCATCATCACCCTGGAGACACGGGA CGGACAGGTGCTGGGCCGCCGGTCCTTCGAGGGCCGCATCTGTGCCTGTCCTGGCCGGGACCGCAAAGCAGATGAAGACCACTACCGTGAGCAGCAGGCCCTCAACGAGAGTGCTGCCAAGAGCGGGGCTGCCAGCAAGCGCG CCTTCAAGCAGAGCCCCCCTACCGCTCCTGCCCTGGGCACCAATGTGAAGAAGAGGCGGCATGGTGACGATGACGTGTACTACATACAC GTGCGGGGCCGGGAGAACTTTGAGATCCTGATGAAGGTCAAGGAGAGCCTGGAGCTGATGGAGCTGGTGCCCCAGCAGCTGGTGGACTCCTaccggcagcagcagcagcagctcctgcagaGGCC GAGCCACCTTCAGCCTCCATCCTATGGGCCTGTCCTCTCGCCCATGAGCAAAGCGCATGGGGCCGTCAACAAGCTGCCCTCAGTCAACCAGCTGGTGGGCCAGCCTCCCCCGCATGGCTCAGCGGCTGGGCCCAACCTGGGACCCATGG GCCCCGGGATACTCAACAACCATGGCCACACCCTGCCGGCCAACGGGGAGATGAATGGTGGCCCCAGCTCCCAGTCCATGGTCTCGGGGTCCCACTGTACCCCGCCACCCCCCTACCATGCTGACTCCAGCCTGGTCAG TTTTCTAACAGGATTGGGGTGTCCAAACTGCATCGAATATTTCACCTCCCAGGGCTTACAGAACATTTACCACCTGCAGAACCTGACGATAGAG GACCTGGGGGCCCTGAAGATCCCCGACCAGTACCGCATGACCATCTGGAGGGGCCTCCAGGACCTGAAGCAGAGCCACGACTACAGCGCCCAGCAGCTGATCCGCTCCAGCAGCAACGCGGCCACCATCGCCATCGGGGGCTCGGGGGAACTTCAGCGCCAGCGGGTCATGGAGGCCGTGCACTTCCGCGTGCGCCACACCATCACCATCCCCAACCGCGGGGGCCCCGCCGGGGGCGCGGGGCCCGACGAGTGGGCCGATTTCGGCTTCGACCTCCCGGACTGTAAGTCCCGCAAACAGTCCATCAAAGAGGAGTTCACGGAGAGCGAGGCCAACTGA
- the TP73 gene encoding tumor protein p73 isoform X2 — protein sequence MLFVSDPMQHFASSQFNLLSSTMDQMSSRAASASPYTPEHAASVPTHSPYAQPSSTFDTMSPAPVIPSNTDYPGPHHFEVTFQQSSTAKSATWTYSPLLKKLYCQIAKTCPIQIKVSAPPPPGTAIRAMPVYKKAEHVTEVVKRCPNHELGRDFNEGQSAPASHLIRVEGNNLSQYVDDPVTGRQSVMVPYEPPQVGTEFTTILYNFMCNSSCVGGMNRRPILIIITLETRDGQVLGRRSFEGRICACPGRDRKADEDHYREQQALNESAAKSGAASKRAFKQSPPTAPALGTNVKKRRHGDDDVYYIHVRGRENFEILMKVKESLELMELVPQQLVDSYRQQQQQLLQRPSHLQPPSYGPVLSPMSKAHGAVNKLPSVNQLVGQPPPHGSAAGPNLGPMGPGILNNHGHTLPANGEMNGGPSSQSMVSGSHCTPPPPYHADSSLVSFLTGLGCPNCIEYFTSQGLQNIYHLQNLTIEDLGALKIPDQYRMTIWRGLQDLKQSHDYSAQQLIRSSSNAATIAIGGSGELQRQRVMEAVHFRVRHTITIPNRGGPAGGAGPDEWADFGFDLPDCKSRKQSIKEEFTESEAN from the exons TCCCAGTTCAATTTGCTGAGCAGCACCATGGACCAGATGAGCAGCCGCGCGGCCTCAGCCAGCCCCTACACCCCAGAGCACGCCGCCAGCGTGCCCACCCACTCGCCCTACGCGCAGCCCAGCTCCACCTTCGACACCATGTCACCCGCGCCCGTCATCCCCTCCAACACTGACTACCCTGGCCCTCACCACTTCGAGGTGACCTTCCAGCAGTCGAGCACAGCCAAGTCGGCCACCTGGACG TACTCCCCGCTGCTGAAGAAGCTCTACTGCCAAATCGCCAAGACGTGCCCCATCCAGATCAAGGTGTCCGCCCCGCCGCCCCCAGGCACCGCCATCCGCGCCATGCCCGTCTATAAGAAGGCGGAGCACGTGACCGAGGTTGTGAAGCGCTGCCCCAACCACGAGCTCGGGCGGGACTTCAATGAAG GACAGTCCGCTCCCGCCAGCCACCTCATCCGTGTGGAGGGCAACAACCTCTCGCAGTACGTGGACGACCCAGTCACCGGCCGGCAGAGCGTCATGGTGCCCTATGAGCCCCCGCAG GTGGGGACAGAGTTCACCACCATCCTGTACAACTTCATGTGCAACAGCAGCTGTGTTGGGGGCATGAACCGGCGGCCCATCCTCATCATCATCACCCTGGAGACACGGGA CGGACAGGTGCTGGGCCGCCGGTCCTTCGAGGGCCGCATCTGTGCCTGTCCTGGCCGGGACCGCAAAGCAGATGAAGACCACTACCGTGAGCAGCAGGCCCTCAACGAGAGTGCTGCCAAGAGCGGGGCTGCCAGCAAGCGCG CCTTCAAGCAGAGCCCCCCTACCGCTCCTGCCCTGGGCACCAATGTGAAGAAGAGGCGGCATGGTGACGATGACGTGTACTACATACAC GTGCGGGGCCGGGAGAACTTTGAGATCCTGATGAAGGTCAAGGAGAGCCTGGAGCTGATGGAGCTGGTGCCCCAGCAGCTGGTGGACTCCTaccggcagcagcagcagcagctcctgcagaGGCC GAGCCACCTTCAGCCTCCATCCTATGGGCCTGTCCTCTCGCCCATGAGCAAAGCGCATGGGGCCGTCAACAAGCTGCCCTCAGTCAACCAGCTGGTGGGCCAGCCTCCCCCGCATGGCTCAGCGGCTGGGCCCAACCTGGGACCCATGG GCCCCGGGATACTCAACAACCATGGCCACACCCTGCCGGCCAACGGGGAGATGAATGGTGGCCCCAGCTCCCAGTCCATGGTCTCGGGGTCCCACTGTACCCCGCCACCCCCCTACCATGCTGACTCCAGCCTGGTCAG TTTTCTAACAGGATTGGGGTGTCCAAACTGCATCGAATATTTCACCTCCCAGGGCTTACAGAACATTTACCACCTGCAGAACCTGACGATAGAG GACCTGGGGGCCCTGAAGATCCCCGACCAGTACCGCATGACCATCTGGAGGGGCCTCCAGGACCTGAAGCAGAGCCACGACTACAGCGCCCAGCAGCTGATCCGCTCCAGCAGCAACGCGGCCACCATCGCCATCGGGGGCTCGGGGGAACTTCAGCGCCAGCGGGTCATGGAGGCCGTGCACTTCCGCGTGCGCCACACCATCACCATCCCCAACCGCGGGGGCCCCGCCGGGGGCGCGGGGCCCGACGAGTGGGCCGATTTCGGCTTCGACCTCCCGGACTGTAAGTCCCGCAAACAGTCCATCAAAGAGGAGTTCACGGAGAGCGAGGCCAACTGA